DNA from Leucobacter aridicollis:
AGGCGAAGTACGCCACCGTCCAGTGGTGCCTGGTAGATGAAGACCAGACCGACGATGCCAAGGGCAAGGCTGAGGAGTGGTGCGACGACTACGGCGTGCCCTCTGAGACGTTCAAGATCGTCGGCCCCGAGGTCGAAACTCAGGCCATCGAGAAGGGCTCCGTCGCGGGCACCATCCACGACGTCGCAACCGTCACCGGTGGACTCCCTGAGAACGCGAAGACCGAGATCGAGTTCGAACTGTTCCTGAAGCCCGAGGCCGGCCAGCCCAAGTACGACGAGAACTGGAAGCCGATCCTTGACGAGAACGGCGAGACCGTGCTCTGGGCAGAGGACGAGGTCCAGGATCCCGCCGCAGTGTGTGAGGCGCAGCCGGTCGCGAAGACCGATCGCGTCGAGGTCACGAAGCTCGGCGAAGTGAAGTCCCCTGACGTGTTCACCCACTCAACCGGTACCGGTTACTGGGTCGAGCGTACGATCATCACGCCTGAGGATCCGAAGGACGGTGAAGAGTTTGAGTACTCGCGCGGCCGCTGCGGCATCCCGAACGAGACGACCGTGATCGAGGGGCCTGAGGTAGAGACGCAGGCGATCGAGAAGGGCGAAGTCGCGGGCACCATCCACGACGTCGCAACCGTCACCGGCACCCTCCCGAACGCGTCAAAGACTGAAGTCGAGTTCGAACTGTTCCTGAAGCCAGAAGCCGGCCAGCCCAAGTACGACGAGAACTGGGAAGCAATCGTCGACGACAACGGGAAGGTTGTGCTGTGGACTGAGGAAGAGATCCAGGACCCAGAAGCGGTGTGCGAAGCGCAGCCGGTCGCGAAGACCGACCGCGTCGAGGTCACCGAGCTTGGTGAAGTGAAGTCACCGGACGTACTCACGCACTCTGCAGGCATAAGCTACTGGGTCGAGTCCACGATCATCACCCCGAACGATCCTGAGGACGGCGAAGAGTACGAGTACTCGCGCGGCCGCTGCGGCATCCCGAACGAGACCACAGTGATCGAGGAGCCCAAGGTACGCACCGAGGGCAAGACCGTCACCGTTGGCGACGAGATCTGGGACACCGCGTTCACGAGCGAGCACGGCGACCTGTCGGAGCTCACGGGTGTCGAGTACAAGGTCACGTTCAAGGCCTACACGCGCGAGGACAGCAAGGACATGGTCTGCTCCCCGGAGAACGAGATCAAGGACTTCGAGGACAAGACCGGTGTTGTCGTGTCCGAGCCTGGCAAGTACGAGTCGAACAAGGTGAAGACAACCGAGAAGCACATCGGTCTCGGCGGCTACCAGGAGACCTTGATCCGTGTGGAGAAGGGTACTGAGATTGAGGTCGCTGTCGGCAAGTGTGGTGAACCGTCAGAGAACCTCGAGGTGCGTGAGAAGCCTGTCGTCCCTGGTCCACTCGCTACGACCGGCGGTAACGTCGCTCTCCTCGCCGGCCTCGGCGGCGGTGTGCTCCTCCTGGGCGCAGCGGCAGTACTCGCGGCGAAGCGGCGCGGCCGCGCTGCAGGCGCAGAGGAGGTGATCGCTACAAACTAACCTCGAACTCCCCTAAGCATCCCCTGATTTTCCGGTGGAAGTTGTGCCCCTATCCATTGACCAGGCTTGGGAACAACGTCTGTCATGCAACACCCTCCGTGGGGTACATGCGGGGAGATACGGCAGGCGCGTCTGATCGCTCCTCGCCTACCTGATCGAACCGCATTATGAATGCGCAACACGCAGCATCTGCCTCCGCTCCATGCGCACAACTGCCCCGCACTCGCTCCACATAGAGCAAGTGCGGGGCAGTTGTGTCGTCACCTCCCCACACCGGAACCGGGTACCAGAGGCGCCGCGACCTGGCGTAGGAGTAAATCAACGATGTATCGAGTCCCGCTCTCCCAAACCCCCTTGTTCGAGTCGGGAACCCGGCCACCATACTAATCGAAGAAACCGCTCGGTAGAGTGGCCAGCATGGGGAAGACTGATGGGATTGTTACTCGTTGCATCGATGAAGCTCGGGATGAGCTATCGGAATTCACGAATGGGAGGGCGTTCACTCCGGGGAACTTTGGCGTCTTTCATGACCGTGTTCAACGCATCTTAGAGTCACTTACTGAAGCAGTTGAAGCGCTCGCTGAAGACCGGATAAACCGACGTGATGATGCGGAGCCCGCTAGATAGCTACACGTGGCTAGTTGCTTCCGAGGAGCGTCTCCCGGAGCGCTTCAGTTCGAGAGATCGCGTCGTCGAGCTGCCGCGCCCGGTCCGCGAAGGTCTGGCTGTCAGCGGATAGGTTCTCGCGTTCGCGTCGCGCCTGCGCGATTTCCTTGTCTAGGAAGTCGAGGGTGTGGGTTCTGATGTGTTCAGGGAGCCTCCGGAAGCCCGCCTCCGGCGGAGGAACCAGCTCGGGTGGCGTGGCGTGCACCAGGACCTCGGTGCTAGACGCTTCGTTACTCATTGACTTGGGCTCCCTCGCTCAGGCCTGATCTGAAAAGATCTTCGACGCTAGTTGCTGTATTGCTCCGACAGGCTGGGAATAGATTATCCCCGAGCCGGGGGTAGGGCGCGGCAGGCGCGCCCCATCCCCCTGCCGCGGCTAGGACTTCTTTCGTCCGGTGATCAGGCCCCAGATGAGCAAGACGACGATAGAACCGCCGATCGCTAGTGCCCAGGACTGTATCGACCAGAAGTTCTGTAGCGACGCGTCGAACAAGATCGATCCCAGCCACCCTCCGACCATCGCCCCAATGACACCTAGGACGAGTGTTGCGAACCATCCGCCACCGTGCTCACCGGGGAGGATGGCCTTGGCGATAGCGCCCGCGATCAGCCCGAGAAGTGCAAAAGCTAGAAAACCCATGAGTCGTCCTTTCGTTGGATGCTTAGTCAAACGGCCACAGGTGCATACGTCAAGAGCAACCAACTCCGCTTTCGGGCATGTGGCCGACTCGCCATTCCATTCGTGAAGGCATAGCGGACGAAAAAGCGCATCACCGCGCCATCCAAAGGGCGTCTTCGCACTTTCGGCAACCGCCTCAGTGATGATCAGGTTACCTAGAGTTCATCCAATGGAAAGATAACTTTTCGGCCAACGCATCGACTTTCTGGGCCAAACAAATGAGGATGGGCCCAAAGGACTCACCGGCGCTGCAGCACTCGGCAGCTGTGCCGTGAGCGCTCCGAGAGGGGTTCGAATGGCGTTTCATCACTCACTTTCTCTGCGAGTAGCAAGCGACATGGTGCTGGTGCCTCGAGCAGCTGACGGCGACGAGGACGCGCTTCGTGCGTTGATCGTGCAGCACGCGCCCACCATGCGGGCGCTAGCTAGGCGCCTCATGGCGACTGACTGCGAGGTCGACCGAGTCGTTCGCCAGGCCTTCATGATCGTTCTCACCAGTCTCGACGGCGGGGAAGACGACGCTCGAGGATTGAAGATGAAACTTCTGCAGCACACGTGCCGGGAGTCGCTCGCGCGCAACTCTTACCTTGACGTGCTCAAGAGACGTGAAGACGGATACCGCTACAACGAGTGCAGCTAACGCCGGATAGACATAGGCGCGAGGGTGAAATGAGAAACGGCCTCGTTCCAAGGGATGGGGATCGCTTGGAACGCGGCCGCACCTCGTTTATATCAGTCTCAGGTTGTACGTGCAGGACCAGCTTGTTAGGCGGTGATCGACTTCCCCTCAGCTGCTTCAGTCGACGGCATTGCTACCTCGATCTTCCGCGGCTTTGCCTTTGCGTTCAGCGGAAGGATGACGCTGAGGACACCGTCCTTGTAGGTGGCGCTGATGTTCTCAGTGTCGATGCCCTCTCCGATGCTGAACTGTCGCAGGTAGGCGCCTTCTGCGCGTTCCTGTGTCAGCCACTTCACACCTTCGGAGTTCGCGCCTGAACGGTACGCGCGGATCGTGAGTAGCTGGCCGTCGACGTCGATATCGAGGCTGCCTGGGTCGATTCCTGGCATGTCAGCTGTCAGGAAGTAGCGGTCCTGGTCTCGGTAGAGATCGACGGGCATTGCGCGTGGCGCGGTGCGCGCCTGCAGCATGCCCGTAGCGACTCGTTCGAGTTCAGTGAAAGGGTCAAATGTCAGTGCCATTGAGATCAGTCTCCTTTCGACAGAAACCTGAGTCGGTTTCGCTCAGGTGTGATTTAGATTAGCACTCTGACCCTGAGAGTGCTAATAAAGAATGCTCAAAAATTGCTCAAAAGACCAGCGCTCCAGAGCTCACCTTCGGACTACTCGAGCCGCCACTCAGGGATCTCAAGCAGCCCCGCTGCCGTTCCCGAGAGTAGCGACGGGCTCAAGAGGTAGGAACTTCCAGCCGTGGGGCGTATGGTGGTGTCCCACCCAAAAGAGGGAGATCGACATGAACGAGAAGAAGCAGCCCACCGAGGACACTGTTGACGAACCCGTAATGGACGGCGCTGACGAGGAATTCGAT
Protein-coding regions in this window:
- a CDS encoding GlsB/YeaQ/YmgE family stress response membrane protein, whose product is MGFLAFALLGLIAGAIAKAILPGEHGGGWFATLVLGVIGAMVGGWLGSILFDASLQNFWSIQSWALAIGGSIVVLLIWGLITGRKKS
- a CDS encoding Hsp20/alpha crystallin family protein gives rise to the protein MALTFDPFTELERVATGMLQARTAPRAMPVDLYRDQDRYFLTADMPGIDPGSLDIDVDGQLLTIRAYRSGANSEGVKWLTQERAEGAYLRQFSIGEGIDTENISATYKDGVLSVILPLNAKAKPRKIEVAMPSTEAAEGKSITA